The stretch of DNA CTTAGTAAATCTTTATTTGGAGGACCTGCTCCTCTATTTCCTCCAAACGAAAGGTAAGATAATGTCAGTTTCTAACATTCTCTTCTTTGATGAGTTGGCTCACTGGAATTGCATTTGACCATCGTGACAATAATGCAATTCCGAGCTGTTGGAACCATGGTGTCAGCGCAACGGGGAGCTGAAACCGACAGGTTTGGTTCTAGTGATGCAGCACATCGGACACAAAACCCTTATGCATCTGtctttggtctcctctggtAGTTTGTTCACGGCACGTCACGTTTAGGAAGCATCAATGGACTTTTACGCACGAAACAAAACCACGGAGGTCCATTTTATTCAGGATATACGCAAAAGTATACACACGCAACTTTTAAAGAATacattcaaatataaaatacatcgCATGAGTAAACTGGCGGAATAATTGGAGTACTGCATGTCTGTAAAGCAATCAGAAAGGCGCGCGTAAAACATATTAAACTGCCTTAAAAGATTAATAATACCATTATTTCTGGTTTGCGATTTTTTCTGATTCATATCTTTTGATTTGATGACACATGATGGAGTGCCGTTCGTTCCCCTTCACGCGTCATTTGGACACGGTAAAGTATCCCCTCTTCATATAGCTAAAGTTGAAAATATGATATTTTATGGTTGCAATTTGACGTGAAAAACACGAGAGTATTTATGTTGGGTTTTTTTAATCAGAGAGACTTTCTGTTGGGTAAAGGATTTGGATCCAACGAGGGGATGCAAACAAAAATTAGACTCGAAAATGCAGAGGGGGTTTCAACGTGCAATGAGGGTTTCAAATTCTCCTGACattattttcttaaattgttatggaattcatatttatataactTCGTATTCTCTAACTGGAAACAACTTAGTGTCAGTTTGAAATATGACAACTCTGATCAATCAACATGATgcagatctttttttaatttttaagaaTCTGGATGCCTTCCATGAATGTTTGGATATTAATGTTCAGGTTACTATAGTTCTTATTCATTTTTTCTCATCTCCATGCACGTAAAACGCATGGGCTTTAATTGCAGTCTGTCAGCCTGTCAGCCTGTGGTGTTAACCTTAAATTGGTGTGGCACAAAGTTATGCTTCtgtgaaatatttatttgtgattCAAACACCatagaaatgtgtttctttcactttctttctctaaaGTTCATGAGATTCCAGTTCCCCGCGCGCAATAGTACCTGATCCCGGCGGGAGGAAGCGGACGAAAGGAAGATGGCCATCCACGTCGAGGGTATTGTGGCTATCGTGATCTTCTACGTCCTGATTCTGTTTGTGGGGATCTGGGCTGCGTGGAAGAACAAGAACTCCGGTGCTGCGGAGGGTGGAGACCAGAGCGAGCGCATCATGGTCGGGGGAAGGGACATCGGATTGTTTGTGGGTGGATTCACGATGACCGGTGAGTTGGTCAAATACGGGGATAGGTGTTCAACGTGTgaggtcagaaaaaaacaataaatgccACCAACTCCGTCGTTTACGCACGGTCAGCATTGCGGAGGCAAATATAATTGATTGCCACTACTGTAACAGACTGTCTCGTGTGTTTTGGTATTGGAGATGTATGTCCCTTCGGGGTTGCCGTAGAGAGGAAAAAGGCAACTAGACTTGgggaaacaaatataaaaaagagtGAAGCGGTGGGCTGAACGACATGTCTGATCTCCCGACTCTATTATAGTGCACCTCACACACGAACCCAGAACGCTCGGTTACACTACATTCAGAATTACAATCAATTTAGTTTTGGACGTGTTTTATATCAACACTGTACGTTTAAATGTGTGCCGTAAATCCTGAGCTCCCGTGGAATTGTTGAATGATTTAAATTCTGTTTTCCAAACACCAAATGTATTCAGCTGGATCTTTACCAAATCATAGTCACACCTACAAGCTGGTTTAGTGAATCCCTTTCCATCCACAATAGACAACCATGACGTGTAGGGTTCTTGTTATTAGGATTGACTTATGCAACATGACATGCACCAAaccaatgtttttttacaaaatgttctTTCTTGGTTTCAGCCACTTGGGTTGGTGGGGGCTACATAAATGGGACAGCAGAGTATGTCTACCTGCCAGACTATGGCCTTGCTTGGGCACAGGCGCCCTTTGGATACGCTCTCAGCCTGGTAGTAGGTAAGAGCCTGTGTCTTTGTTGAAGCCCTTTCTTTAAGTATACTATAAAAGGCAAGTGTATTAAAGAACCATGCCTAATGAGAAGGCATTGAGGTACTTTTAAATAACCAtagtcatttttattatgtttagGCCATTTACAACAAATTGCCTCTAGTTGAATGTGCTATTCCTACTTTTAAGGTAGCTAATTGATTCCAGctgtttattttacagtattatCGTATTACGGTTCTTTTGATAATTTAtcttctgcttttattttcGTCCTTCTGCAACATTGTTGTATGTCGACTTTTAAAATGAATCTGCACATACAACTGCAATAGCCTACCACACAATAATAACATAACTTTGACAATAAGTTCTCTTAATAAACATCATCAAAATCATAAACAAGAATAGTGCTTCCACCACGCATAAACAGGAAGCTTCATAGGGTCACTATATACAAATGGTGCACCAGATATGAATTGTCTGTCAAGTTATGATATATAagatattatataatttaattcAGGGATTGTAGACTACACTTCAGTTGTCTCTTATCCTATTCGCCTGCCTTATCTTGTTGCTTGAAATTATTCAGGTGGCCTTTTCTTTGCCAAGCCCATGCGTTCACGTGGATACGTCACCATGCTGGATCCCTTCCAGCAGCTATATGGGAAAAGGATGGGCGGCCTGCTCTTCATCCCCGCACTCATGGGGGAAATCTTCTGGTCTGCGGCCATTTTATCTGCCCTGGGTGGGTGGTTATTGAACAGGAACACTTAAATATAACTGCCTCCATGTTAATGAGCATGCTTATATGACTAAACTCGTGAGCTGAATGTATTGTCCTGCAGGTGCCACTCTGAGTGTgatcgtggacataaacatcaaCATGTCAGTGGTGATCTCAGCCATGATAGCTATCTTTTACACACTTGTTGGAGGACTCTACTCTGTTGCATACACAGACGTGGTCCAGCTCTTCTGTATCTTTTTGGGCTTGGTGAGTTTCACTGTCCACATCTACCAAGCTAGGGATTCTAAAGATGGCAAtgagtatagacttctatatggTTAAACAGAGTTTTCTATTTATGTACACTGAAGTTCAAAACCATTACCTGTACTGCATTGTTAAGTTTAAAACGTGAAGCTGTCATTAGCCAATACTATTTAAAAATCTTTGAGGTGTTTGTGATCTTTTGTCTTGCTAAAACCTAGCATTGAAGTGCTATCAGACTTCGTGGAACAATAAGTACAACTTTAATCCAATGTCAGAGAACTTTGACAGTGGAAACCTAATAACATCACAGAATATCTATATAACATCAATACTATTTCCATCCTCTCCCTCAGTGGATCAGCGTGCCTTTTGCTCTGTCCAATCCTGCCGTGTCGGATATCAGTGTCACAGCCAAAGAAGTGATCTACCAGTCACCCTGGCTGGGCAAGATTGAGCCTGAAGACAAATGGCTCTGGGCGGACAACTTCTGTTTGCTGGTAAGCCTGTTTTCATCAGATGATTCATTAAGAagcatttcagtttttttgtttacgATACAGGAGTATCATTTAGAATAACTGGAAGCGCCGTTGAAGTGCAGCTTAGTCCCATTTGTTGTGCCAAGAGTACGTTTCAGAGCTGTGGAAGTCTAGCTGACTGTTCTGCATTGCTTTGCTGTCTGTATTTACTCTGGTGTTTCTGTTTCTAGATGTTAGGGGGGATTCCCTGGCAGGTCTATTTTCAACGGGTTCTTTCTGCCTCTTCAGCTACCTATGCCCAGGTCCTTTCCTTCGTCGCTGCCTTCGGCTGCTTGGTCATGGCCATCCCCTCTGTCCTCATAGGAGCTATAGGGGCCTCTActggtaaaaacacacacacaccctggatTTGCTAGATTTAAAGCTATTTTGGGGACATCAGCACACAATTGCTGTTAGAAACGTTTTGTGGatgcttttaaaatgaactcTAATTCAGACAGTAGGTGACGAGTTGGGATGAGAATGTTTGGTTTAGCAGATACCACACGTCGAAAACAGTAATAAATAGAAACTGGCTGTAAATAGAAATGACTTAAATCTGGCCAGCTTATTTAGATTTGTCTTGAAAAAACTGTAATagcatttgatttaattatattaattaaactttgtttttttatactgTACTTTGATTCGCTttgttttgttacgttgtttgGTTCAGCTTCATTGTGTAAAATACTGTTCAAATTAAATACGATTATTGTACTTTGGTTGGAAATGGACATAAGCCAAGTACTGATTCAGATCAAATAGTTTCGACTGCATGTTGTTTACATCTGGATTACATGCCTAGAAATGACACAAAAATTACCAAACTGCAATAACACCCAATATTTATATTCTACAGTTGCGTCTGGATCGCAGCTGTTGTATCACTGATGAACACAAACATTTCCGACACTGATCTATGAATGATGTGCatacgcacagacacacacacacacacattgattaCACAGTTTATGAAAGATCACAAGACAATTAAAACATTCAGGAATGTGATCCTTTAATCAAACAGGAAACCGTGATCAAAGGAAAAACGATGCCTTCCTGGGTTGTTTGTACCCCAGGAGCTTTATTTCCAGATGCATAAATGCAGATGCATACAGTATTTGGAGGGTAAACAACATCTGATGGATCGTGTCACGACGGGCGGAGGAGAGAGTCATCAGATCAGGCAGATTTAGTGAATATTACATCTGAAGAGGAGCTAATTAATCTTGTTCGTCTGAAGCTGTTTCATACCAGCGCTAAACAACCACTACTTGGGAATATccaggggaaggagagaaagacacCGATTGTATACCTCTAGAGGATAAAGAGAAGGATTTAAAAAAGTGGCAAAAAGACGGTTTcagggggaaagagagatagGAGAACTACGGTTTTCCCACTGAATGGGAGGATGGGGGCACCTGTGGAGACTGGGTGGATTTATATGAAGAGCAGGAGGTACGTGCTCCTTCACTATGGAGTTAGACCTGGTAGTTTCAGAGAGACATTCATTGTCCCCAGGCGgtgaatcctaatgactttaAAGATCCCCCTCACTTTTCCTGTAACGCCACCATGAAGTCCACATTTTTTAGTtttgactgaaatatctcagcaactattggatgaatttgagacacacattcatgttcccatcAGGTTTAACAGCTTCGGCGAATCATTGGccaatattaaaatgtgtcgAATGATTAAATACCTGAGAAACTACTGGCACTCTCATCAGCCTGCTAAACTATGATGGTGTAGATGATAAACATGAAAAGTGATATCTTTGCAAACTGTAGTTAACCAGCTCAAAATATCTCATTAGAATAAATGTCTTCCTGCACACATGAAtcattattaattacatttttgttaataaaatTTACAAGTCAAATGCAATTAAACTAATGTATTCTACAATAGTGGCTTGTGTTTCATATTAGGACCAATGATCCATTCAGCACAAACCAGTGTATTACCCATAGTTATTATTGCATGGATGTCATATTTTCAAGAAGTATCTATTATTTCTGGCATCCCTCTTATTACTGTtgctttttctctgtgtttggaCTAACAGGACAGCATTACATTGATGAATCCCTGCTGTATTTCAGACATGTGAAGCCCTTTTGTTAAACAGCAACTAAAACAGGTGTATGTATCCACAGGGAGCATTATAATAAAGTCTCAAAGTCAAGCCTTTTGTCTGGAAAGCCAAGAGATTAGTAAAAAAATTGGAATCAAGTATTTAGTCCATTTCAAATTTAACAAACTGACCAGAAACATAATTTTATTAATCTTAAAGTGGGAACATGGGCCAAGTACGGCCTGCTTAACTTtagttatgttgtgttattgccTCACACAAGCCCCTGCATTGTTTTTCTGTTCAGTTTAATAATTAAGGCAATATATCTGTTAGATTTTACACATATAGATAATTCTGAAAATATTACTGATCAGAGGTCCACAAATATgcctttatacttctactcacATTTGCatctttttccatttcttcCTCTAGACTGGAACCAGACTTCGTATGGGTCGCTCCCCCCGAAGGATAGGGATCAGTCAGACATGATCCTTCCTATCGTGCTTCAGCACCTCTGTCCGTCTTACATCTCCTTCTTCGGTCTGGGCGCCGTGTCGGCTGCGGTCATGTCCTCGGCAGACTCATCCATCCTTTCAGCCAGCTCCATGTTTGCCAGAAACATCTATCAGCTCGCTTTTCGGCAGTCGGTAAGagtaacaattaaaataaacaacaataatactAACACACATCTGCCTAGTGGTTAAAAACGTCAGTCAAATAATCTATTAATCAATTCTAGTTTCTTACAAATATGTCAGATGATTTTAATTTGCTGAAGATACAAAAGCAGACTCCAAACCTTGAGACAACAATCAAACAGTCACGCTCCAAAATAACAGACCGTCATTTTGGATTATGTATGAATCCCCTGCTGATGTAACATGTGTAGCTTGTCACTGGCTTATCTGCAGTCTACATTTTTatcttttcctcttccctctgttatctctttcttctctccgcCAGGCTTCAGACAGGGAGATCGTTTGGGTGATGCGCATCACCATCTTTGTGTTCGGAGCTCTTGCCACTGCTATGGCGTTGTTAACAGGATCCGTATATGGCCTGTGGTACCTGAGCTCCGACTTGGTCTACGTCATCATCTTTCCCCAACTCCTCAGTGTGTTATTCGTCAAAGGCACCAATACTTACGGCTCTGTGGCTGGCTATATCTTTGGTCTTTTGCTGCGCATTGGTGGAGGGGAGCCCTACCTCAAACTCCCACCCTTCATCTACTACCCCGGTTGGGTGACCCAGGAGAGGATCCACCACGTCACCGGCGACGTAGAGCACTTTATCCAGCAGAGGTTTCCGTTCAAGACTATGTCAATGCTGGCATCCTTCTTGGCAAATGTGGCCTTTTCTTACCTAACAAAGTACCTGTTTGAAAGCGGTACTTTCTCACACAAGTACGACTTCCTGGACGCCGTGGTGTCCAAGCATAGCAAAGAGATCATGGATAAAGCCACGCTGGTGAGCAACCAAGAGAGCATCATTCTTTCAGAGTTGGCGCCCGTCAAGCAGATCCTGGGTGCGTCACTCGCTGGGACATTCAACTCTGAGGTCCTCAGTGATGATGAGGAATCCAGTCCAGAGGCTTTTCACAATGAAAACTAGGCAGCAAAGGCACACATAATACTAGAACCAAGGGATTTAAAGATGAAGGAATAATCTAAGAGGCATCCACATTCTTCAGGAAACTTGCTACTGCCGCACTAGAAGCCAAATCAACAGAAATCTGCTGT from Cyclopterus lumpus isolate fCycLum1 chromosome 21, fCycLum1.pri, whole genome shotgun sequence encodes:
- the LOC117750728 gene encoding high-affinity choline transporter 1-like; amino-acid sequence: MAIHVEGIVAIVIFYVLILFVGIWAAWKNKNSGAAEGGDQSERIMVGGRDIGLFVGGFTMTATWVGGGYINGTAEYVYLPDYGLAWAQAPFGYALSLVVGGLFFAKPMRSRGYVTMLDPFQQLYGKRMGGLLFIPALMGEIFWSAAILSALGATLSVIVDININMSVVISAMIAIFYTLVGGLYSVAYTDVVQLFCIFLGLWISVPFALSNPAVSDISVTAKEVIYQSPWLGKIEPEDKWLWADNFCLLMLGGIPWQVYFQRVLSASSATYAQVLSFVAAFGCLVMAIPSVLIGAIGASTDWNQTSYGSLPPKDRDQSDMILPIVLQHLCPSYISFFGLGAVSAAVMSSADSSILSASSMFARNIYQLAFRQSASDREIVWVMRITIFVFGALATAMALLTGSVYGLWYLSSDLVYVIIFPQLLSVLFVKGTNTYGSVAGYIFGLLLRIGGGEPYLKLPPFIYYPGWVTQERIHHVTGDVEHFIQQRFPFKTMSMLASFLANVAFSYLTKYLFESGTFSHKYDFLDAVVSKHSKEIMDKATLVSNQESIILSELAPVKQILGASLAGTFNSEVLSDDEESSPEAFHNEN